The Panulirus ornatus isolate Po-2019 chromosome 8, ASM3632096v1, whole genome shotgun sequence genome includes the window CCCGACAACTTCATCAATTGTATTCTGATTATCCCCCAACTCCATCAATTGTTTTTTGTTTATCACCCGACAACTTCATCAATTGTATTCTGATTATCCCCCAACTCCATCAATTGTTTTCTGTTTATCACCCGACAACTTCATCAATTGTATTCTGTTTTCCCCCCGACAACTTCATCAATTGTAGTCTCTTTTTCCCTCCCGACTGAAGAAGCTTTACCCAAGTCAGTATCATCCACTCCTCCTCTGCCCGCTGaaacacacagatgatgatgacctcctccGCTATTGTCTGCATGAAATTTTGAGATGCACATCTGGACTGGCACGCTCGAGCCACCATTTAAGTTACGACATACCACATTTTTACGACCTGAAGACACACATGGAATGTAGCAACACACGGATCTTCGTTACGTAAGCGTGCTAGCGAAAAGATAaattactataattttttttatcatttctaattCGGGTCCTTTTACATAAACGCTGGAATAAAACGTTCCTTATGTGTTTGCTGGAATGAAACGTTCCTTATGTGTTTACTGGAATGAAACGTTCCTTGTGTTAACTGGAATAAAACGTTCCTTATGTGTTTACTGGAATGAAACGTTCCTTATGTGTTTACTGGAATGAAACGTTCCTTATGTGTTTACTGGAATGAAACGTTCCTTATGTGTTTACTGGAATGAAACGTTCCTTATGTGTTTACTGGAATGAAACGTTCCTTATGTGTTTACTGGAATAAAACGTCCCTTATGTGTTTACTGGAATGAAACGTTCCTTATGTGTTTACTGGAATGAAACGTTCCTTATGTGTTTACTGGAATGAAACACGCATTAGATCGGGGACTCTTCCGAGGGTGAGGGCATGTCACTATATGGTCAAACTATACGAGGACAGATAATTCAACAGGCATTATTATGAGGACAGATAATTCAATAGGCATTATTCCCAGGACAGATAATTCAACAGGCATTATTACGAGGACAGATAATTCAATAGACAGATAACACCTGAATAAGAGAGTCCCCTTGAAAAATATAACAACAACCCTCGTGCGTGGCAAattaccagacacacacataattcAGGACAACCGAACGATAATAAAACCGCCCCCACGCCCGTGTGGTTTGGTGGTCGTCcgaaataaactaaaaaaaataaaaattctggtGTTTCACAGCTGACTCTCCTGCAGACCACAGTATGTCTCACGTGGTGCACAGTTCCCAGCCCTCCAgcctaacccctccctccccaccacattaAACTGTTAAATTACCCAAGTTGTAATATAAGGTTTAATTCGAGGGGTTTAAGAACTTAACAATGGGGTTGTACGTCTCCCATTTGCTGTAATATGCACTTACTGAGAAATGGCTGTTTGCTCACTCGattttgggagggagggggagaggaacacGGTGGGATTCACCTAACGCGCCGTGACTTACCAGACGGAAGCTGCTGTGCTGAagtagtagaggaggaggaagaccagggcGCAGGTGGTGTGTAGGGCGCCCTCCGTCACCGCCACCACACCCAGCTCCGGGTCGGCGTGACAGGTAACGCGACCTGGTCCTGCCACCAGGCGAACCAGGTAGCCCACGGACACCAGGTTGTAGCAGAGCGCCAGGTGCACAGCCGCTCGCTCCGGGTACCTGAAGGCTGCCGCGTCGAGCAAGAAGGACAGGACGGTGAAGAGGGTGACGGCGAAGCACACCACAGCCCAGATAGCCATCCACACGCCCGCGAAGGCCTTGTCGCTCGTGTTGAAGGAGATGTTAGCCTGGCACAGGGGCGCACACGTCCCCGTAGCGTTGATGTAGCGGTACTTGTGGGCGTGGGCGTACTGACTGCAGCGACGTGGTGGCTGTGGGCGTGGTGAGGTGGTCGGCGGAGAATGCGGGGGCATTttctcaccaggaccctccatgcACATGTGGTCCTCGTTGTTCTCGGGAGGAAATCTCGTACAGTTGAGGAAGGGCGGCCACGGGTATCCGAGCTCGGCCATGACCGGGGCACATCGGTTTCGGACGGTCTCGCACAGGTCCCTGCAGGGGCCGATGGGCGTGGGGACCTGCGGCGTGCACATGGGCGTGTAGATGGAGCACAGGAAGAACTGGAGCTGTGAGGAGCACCCGTATTGTATAAGGGGGTTGAAGGAGTGGAGGCGCGACTCAGCGTCTTTCTGCAGCTCGGTGCCTACCAGGTTGGGCATGGAGGTGAGGTTGTAGCCCACGTCTCGGCATGCGGCGATCCGGATGGCCTCACACCGTCGCGGCCCTCCTGGGTGGTCCTGGGACATGAGCACGGGGTAGTCCGCCCATGCCATCGAGGTACAGGCCACCCACACGCCCACAACCGCCCATACGAGGGCGTTTGTGGGCCCCGCCATGCTGGAGCCGCTGTTATCTGAGCATCTGAAGGTGGCCCACCGACCCAGTCCGGGCTTACTCCTGCCCTGCCAGAAACATCACCTCTGGTGCCCAGTTTTAACGCATTCCGTCACGTCGGACACCGCGTAACATGGTCGCTAACACATCTCACTCGAGGGGTTCGAGTCTCAGTTTCTTACGAAGGCACTCAACATCTCGCAATCCCCGACCTAGAGAGCGAAGCACAACACTAAGCTCGGAGCGAACGCGTAGCCCTCCTCTCCGGCAGCCAGTTGGCAAATACAATGAATGTAGTGTTGGCAGCGTTGAGAGACGAGACGCCCCGCCCCTCTCGCGCCGCACAGCCACATGATTGGTCACCATCTCTCGTCTCACACCCTCCATTTTATGGCTTCCTTTTCCACAATGAAGCTCTCCTGTGACTATACCTTATGAACGTACGAGAATAATGATACTGTCCATGTATGTATTGTAGATTCGAAAGCTCTCGAGAAAAGTCATCCACATAAGAATATCAAAGCGACGGGAAACAACGAGTTTGGACCACTGGAACCGAAGCCGAGAGCACGTGTCATGCTTCCGGACGAAAGTAGAGGCCAGTTAAGTGTGCGTGCTATGCAAACTTGGCATTCTCAGTCGTGCAAATTTCGCATAATCAGCGCGAGTGGACGCAGCATCACAATGTAAATAAAAGTTCACTCAATCGCACTTTAAATGTCTCCAGCGCTGGGGAACTGCATTCCGGTGTCAAGTTTTATAAAATGCAGTTGTGATTATGGTCATCCCCGGGTCGTAAGGTGTTGGTATCAGTGGGTAAACATTTACTCGAGATACAAGATGAATTATTGCGCTATTTTACCACTCCAATCGTAATTTATTGCCACAATTAAAGCTAAGGGCGCTTTGTGCGGATGAATTACACATGGAGAGGCTGTTAGTCAGTGGAAATACTGGGACCTCCCGAAGCCGTCTCTCTCAAGGGGCGCTAATTGCTGAGGGGATCTCTGAGATGGGTCGGCGAAGGGAAACGGTTCATTTGATCTACCTATTGGTTCAGCTGGATCCTCGCGTCGTCAGTGATGGCTGTATCTTCATTAATGGAATAGGGGGAAGGTGGATATCTTACTGAATAAAAACCTGTGAACAACTTAATaaagcattcattttttttttcttttagggagGGATATATGTAATAAGTTCTTTCATGATGTTTCATCCATGGCGGCTTTCTACTCTCTCTCACCATTCGGCTGAGTGTACGTGGAGTGTGGGATTATCCtaaacacctgaaggaggaggaggaggcagagactATCACTGTTCCTGGATGGTGTAGCATTATGTCTGAGGGCCTGAATGATGactgaccctggcagctgataggtCTGAGGCCTACATAACCAAACCAATCAATCTATCGATACCTCTTGtttatggtatatatgtatatatatatatatatatatatatatatatatatatatatatatatatatatataaccatatctGACAGGACGAAAGGAATTGTCATTATCTTTCTACTTCAAGCACAAATGACCAGGTAGGATTTGTGCGATGTCGGGATTGATGGAGCCAAGTCAACACTGCAACGAAATCAGTTTGTTTAAGTGCTTGATGACCCGCTGTTAGGACTTCCTGGGCAATATGTTGTTCATTAGTGAATCATGCCATCCCTGGACCCCCTTCATGCGGTGGCTCCTCCAGCAGCTTCGAGGATGCGTTCCACCAGGGAACATGGTAGTGTGGGCTCCtctgaagggtgagggaggtgtgcgaTGCTATCTGCTCCTCACGATCCACTGAGGGTGACGGAACCTCACCCTGGAGTGGCATCTCACACGCTCGCGGTGTTACCACCCGCCTGCAGGTGACGTTCGGGAACACCCGCACGTCTATCCTGTCGCTGGAAGTGATGGCTGGCGAATGCTAACTCACTGGATTAGCTTCATCCCGTGCCAATGTCACCGCCAACGTTGCCTGGAATATCACAAGACATGACGTCTTACTCGTATGCCTTTGACGAAGTGGCATATGCTGGCTTCCTCACTCTCATAACACGGAGATGCACCTGTCTGATGGTAGTACCTCGACGATTCGCCCGCAGATGTTAACGCTGACCGTCGACATCTCTGTGGCCGAATTCATCGCGCGCCAGAACACGGCTCAACCGCCAACAACATTGAACCCACCGCCAACCATGCCATCATCAGTTAAAACCACTGACTGTAGTCGTGGGTTTCATCAGCCTTGCCTCCAGCCCTGTAGCACCCATATCTGTCTCGCTAGGCCCCAGTCCCTTCCAGGCTTGAGTTCAGTCCACCAAaattccagccctgtcccaccccctactagtctcactaggccccagtcccctccaggttgttgtccagtccaccaagcttccaatcCTGTCCCACCGCCCTGCTTGGTTCAGAGTCAACTGACGATCTTCAAAACGCGTCCAGATGACAGACTTTGTGACGAGTAAATAATGAAGTGTTATTTACCGAGTCAAACATACAAGGTGGCAGTTGGAAGGGCCCCCTACGGCAGACTCTGATAAATGGCTTAACACCTACCTGCAGATCGGTGTAAGGCCCTGATCCTACAAGCGATGTATGAATGATCCATTTCTTGTTTTCATGGCTGGTGACTCCGTTCACATTTGACCAagttccaaaaaaagaaaaaataatggtcTCCCGGTGACTGGTTGGTTGGACTCCAAGCCTATCATGAAAATCACGAAGGGTTATCAAATAAGCTGTCGACTTCCTTTCAATGTATCTAACATTCGAAAAATCTTTTAAACACTAAATTCCGGTTTTGAGGATCGTTTTTAAACAACGTATTCTCATTATGGACACGGGCCAGTGTCTTCCATGATCTGATGAAGCAACTGGATGACACACTTCAAACGTCGGTCTACAGGAAGACTTAGCCCACACCATATTGCGCATCGTCAACCAAATCTATTATGCTCGTATAATTCTTATACTTAAATCTTATGTATAACTTTGATGGACATAGATTTTTTGCTCATGAATATCACAGCTACGCTAAAGAAGTCCAATGACGATGAGTTAGTTACATCAAAAATGACGTAAACAGTGACTAACTTCTCCACGTTGATAACAAGAAGAGTTACGAAGTACATATAAAATAAATTGAATTATAAGCGAATGTTATATCAGCAACATCGAAAACGAAGGATTACGATTCAAAGTGTACGTAAACTAGGAAATCATTCCTCGGGGGCCTTACAAAATCgcgggttgtatatatatatttccgtgcaACGGTTGTCAGAGATGGCATGACGGCAGAATAGCAACGCCAGAGATCTCCCAAGCCAGTACAATCTCAGTGGCTGGGGCTGGCACAGGAGGAGCCTCTCAATGACTGAGCAACAGCCCTCGGCCAATGACCCATAGACATCACTcttcgggtgagggagggagggagtggtcgtgtggtggtgaccCCTGGACTCGATGAAGACCGATCACGATAGATCGGTCTTCACacccagatagatagatactcctCAGTCGATTCCCATCCGAAGCTTCAACAACTGGCAGTTCAAGAAATCTTAAATTCACTGACGAAACGTGTTCTGAAATTacgatttttgtttctttttacgtTCATCTGAAACGCACTATGTAACATCCACCTAAGATTAATACTTCCTGCTAACGATGCGGtaatttttgtaatttagaacCTCCTCAGAATCTCACTGTTTAAAAAGAATTTGCaactttgagtttatgtaaatgaAGTTATTGTGTAGGTATAAGATTTCTTCATGACTTTAAAAGAGTCAGATACCACAAGTTATGATGGAAATATCACCAATCCGCGTCTCTCTTTCCCCTAGGCGATATCAACCTAAGGTccagtcgggtgtgtgtgtgtgtgtgtgtgtgtgtgttgtgatggctcGTAATACACATCCGTTGTTGTACTgctcaagggggagggggaggggttgggtgacGTCAGACGACCTCCTTGTTTACCCCAGGGTTTGGTCCCACGTAGCCCCCGCTGGAGATATAAACAATTTACCAAATGTTGCACTTCATCGCTGAAGGACTTTGCCTCGTACCTCGTCCAGGATGTAAACTATTTACAGCTCGATGCAGACTCTCGTTGAGGGGCTTGACCACATTCTCCGAACAGGTGTAAACAGTTTACGTATACATTCGAAACCTAACTGGGATTTACCAGGGGAGGACGAAGTTCGTGCTTACCTTACCACGGTAAGCAATATCAGGATCTGATTCTATAACGAATCTGTTAACGGCGTTGTACTACCTGCACAAGACGGTGCAATGCGCTAGGATAGTACTAGGGTGGTGCAATGAGCTAGGCTAAGTACTAGGCTGCAATATGCAAGGCTAGTAATGTGAGGCTAGGCTAGTACTAGGCTAGTGCGAGGCTAGCACGCAAGATTAAGCTGGTACAGTGCTACGCTAAGACCAGGCTAGCGCAAGACTAGTAGGCTACTGCGGGACTAGTAATGGACTAGTGCGAGACTAGTACTAGGCTAGTGCGAGACTAGCAAGCAGATATACATAATAAATGAGGCCGCTGTCAGGGAGGAAAGGAACCTTACCTAACATTCTGCGATTGTCAACATAAGCAAACACAGACTTTCCTTAATCAAACCAGGATATACAACCGCGGTCTGCGCAGACGCACGAAGAACATACTCGCCGGCGCAGCAGTCAAATGAGAATCTATAACCTACAGTTACGTTGGCGGGTAAACAACTACTTGACAGAAAGATTAATATTTACAGAAGTGTTCGTCAGCAGGCCAGAGCTCCGTCTTATGTGCGCCACCTCAAAATACGCCATCTGCTACGCCTCTTACACTAGGACAAGTAGAAATAATCAGCGGGGGATCACCTGGTCGCACCCGTAAATCAATGTTCCTCTATGGTCTGAGGGACGAACACAGGCCATACCCTGCTCTAAGTGGTCATCCTGACCGATGTAACGGAGTGCGTCTCTGGTTATCTCGCGCTCCGTACTATAAAGGAGAAAGGGAGTTTGCACTAAGCACTGACACAGTATCCATCCTCATTTGTTTTACTGACTGTGTGTGAACCTTTACGTTACTGCAGCCTGAGAGccttgattcacacacacacacatacacacacacacacacacacacatacacacgggctTTCGTTGTGTAGTGGTTACTGTTGCTGACCATGGTCTACGCACAACCCCGCACAGGTCCGAGTCTTGGGCACGGCAGTCGGCCTATGGTCAGCAGCTCCCTTCAGGACTACTTgataaaatgggtatatatattctatgaaggtgagcacccaccacacacccttacACAAATGTGTCCTTTGGGTCTCCCCGCTGTGTGGGTTCCTTTCCCCTGTTGTTTATCTGTCTTCATCATCTTTCCTTCGTCTCGCATCGAAAACaagacaacaccccccccccccccccatctctccacTGTCCCCCATCTTGCTACAGACAATCGGGTGGTTCTCTTGTCTCCCTTGCATCGCAgggctccatctcctcctcactcacacctcatcctTCGTCCTCACCATCGAACTCGTCTGTTGGCGAGTCAAGATGGCCTCTTCTCAGCCACCTCCTCCGCACCCTCTTGTTTCCTCCAGTGTTCCTCTTGTGCCTTGCACACAGCCCACTACTGAAGCAGGCGTGACTCTCAAGTACTCCTCGTCGAACCTTCAAGTCCACTACTGACGGAGGAACAGCTCTGAGGGACTGACTCCTCGTCACACCCTCCAGCCCACTACTGAAGAAGGGCCCTGCTCTCTGAGGAACTTGCACCACGGAACACACGAGGCGCTGGTCGTCTTGACGGCATAAAAaccactttacttcgtccagttagAGACGCTGGCGCCCAACGTCGGCCGGTCACCTTCCGGACCGCGGCTCCCAGCGCCTCCAAGAAAGGAACCTCGTCGAAGAAGTCTATCTCAGTGAAACCCTGGTCCTCAcactacaacctccctccctccccatatatgtctcactcccccctcttttttttttttttttactgacctCTCTGCCTCCCTTTATCTTGGCCACACCAGACTATCGACCTCCACCGGTCTCCATAGATGGAGTTCGTCACCCATTAACTTCACGTTACCCTCCATGTTTCTCACAACAGATGGCAGCACTGGTGTCTAAGGTGTTTCCGCCTGCTAGAATCCACGCCGTGCCTCCTGTAGGAGGTGACTGGCCTCCTTCCCAGACCTCTTCTTGCTGGGCtttccattgaaaaaaaaaaaggctgatcaATTTGTACCGCTGCATCACTGCAACTTCTAACCCACCCcacaatataaaaataaaatgcaTTGAACGCGTTGAGGACAAAGACTGTTGACACTTTACATAATCTATCTCACCGCCCCCACTGGACGTACACCCATCtggaactacactccctagacacaggAGATACATCTTGCGACTGCGctctggacaccacccacctctacgTAACAGACACCGACTCGACGTACCACAAgactgaccctctctctctctctaccctcataAACACGAATACATTCTTCCTTGCTGAAGACCGAGAGCAATTACTCTTTAATGTCCTGCACTCACCTCCCACGTCAACACActccttgacctgtggtccctcctggtggacgtggctggctccctgAGCGCTTCAGGAGCCCGCAGAAGAGGGTCGTAGGGCAGGATGGTAAACATGAGTGTGATTAGTATTTGGGTGTTACACGGGGTAAGAGATTTTTACAACCACGTTGCCCAGTGTCTTACCCATGTATACATATCTCTACCATGTCTTTATCTttctatgtacgtgtgtatgtacatacctgACCATCGCTTTGTTTATGAATTAATCTGTCTGCGTCCACTGGCCTTCCTGGAGCCACTACCTGGGCAGCGGTGACCAGCGCATCGTACTCGCTTAAAATCGGCCAACGAGTGAATAAGAGGCTAAAGGCATACACTACAACCGTTGATCTTATATAACTCGCAACCGTGTCTAGTGACCCCATGACCTATTCTATCAACAACTCAATCACtgaattacatctttttttttacacagtgtTCCCCTAAGCAGCaggctgtaaaaaaaaataataatgctcATATTTACATATGACCGCAACGTCTCGTAAACACTTGCCTACGTTAGGCAAACCGATCTCCAAAAAAACCCCCTCCTACATCCACATTAATCCTCATCGcctctaccgtgtgtgtgtgtgtgtgtgtgtgtgtgtgtgtacccgttaTTAATCACCTCCATTCGTCATAATCCACCGTTCCATATTCATCCATCATTAATATCCCACACGTAATCCCGACCATGAGTTAAGAGCATATTTCCAACTCGTTCATCTCGGGCAAGGCGCACGTTCCCATACTCCCCTCACCGCGCGtcgacaccccttccccccacccacacacacacacacacacccacacacacacccacactcacacacacacacacacacacacacacacacacacacacacccacactcacacacacacccacactcacacacacacacacacacatccttatctCCGTGTGGAAAACCGACTCATTTGACTACCCCCACACTGGTCTTTGCAACGCTATATAAAAGTAGACAACAAAAAACTAcggattataatatatatatatatatatatatatatatatatatatatatatatatatatatatatatatatatatatggtttgatcgagtgagtaacgtaagggtaagagagatgtgtggaaataaaaagagcgtggttgagagagcagaagagggtgttttgaagtggtttgggcacatggagagaatgagtgaggaaagattgaccaagaggatatatgtgtcggaggtggagggaacgaggagaagagggagaccaaattggaggtggaaagatggagtgaaaaagattttgtgtgatcggggcctgaacatgcaggagggtgaaaggagggcaaggaatagagtgaattggagcgatgtggtataccggggttgacgtgctgtcagtggattgaatcaaggcatgtgaagcgtctggggtaaaccatggaaagctgtgtaggtatgtatatttgcgtgtgtggacgtgtgtatatacatgtgtatgggggtgggttgggccatttctttcgtctgtttccttgcgctacctcgcaaacgcgggagacagcgacaaagtataataataataataaaaatatatatatatatatataagttttgcaattaaaaaggaaaaaaaaatatcttcgaTCAAGTCAGACTGTAAACTCAGACTCCCTcgcaaaacttcaaaatacacgTTATaggtaatatataatatatatataatacctgtatataattatatcaatGAGCGTTAATAATAGACATCAACCGTTATCTTACCACTATTTTTTTTAAAGGACAAGACCGACATACCGGGTCGCCGCTTCGAGACAATAATTCCATTCAAACGCCAACATAAATACCCCCTCTCGTGCCCCACAAACGCTGGCATTAAATCAGTAAATGATGCCTTTGTATTAGCTCCAGCGGAGGAGAACCCGGTGAATAAtaattcctctccctcctcctcttccacctcctctccctccacctctcccacctccgGCCCCTCCTCAt containing:
- the LOC139749766 gene encoding frizzled-4-like; the encoded protein is MAGPTNALVWAVVGVWVACTSMAWADYPVLMSQDHPGGPRRCEAIRIAACRDVGYNLTSMPNLVGTELQKDAESRLHSFNPLIQYGCSSQLQFFLCSIYTPMCTPQVPTPIGPCRDLCETVRNRCAPVMAELGYPWPPFLNCTRFPPENNEDHMCMEGPGEKMPPHSPPTTSPRPQPPRRCSQYAHAHKYRYINATGTCAPLCQANISFNTSDKAFAGVWMAIWAVVCFAVTLFTVLSFLLDAAAFRYPERAAVHLALCYNLVSVGYLVRLVAGPGRVTCHADPELGVVAVTEGALHTTCALVFLLLYYFSTAASVWWVMLCVSWLLRAWRSWSHEQILRHSSWFHVAAWGVPAAQAIVCLVLRKVDSDELTGTCYAGQQNTETLVRFVLVPQFLYLVTGATLVLVVFACLWRARGRLREEGLKTDRVDVTAARVGVVAVLYMVPATCQVGATFYEYVEREQWLRDPSVRPNMEVFMLKIFMSMAVGIMGGLFLINGRVLHSWKQFFRRFSARKQPLPPYLQAPHLTQAAHVAPHKHPPGHHHHHHHHYLPHHRHQEPVLPDVHGYVHRYPVVPPPPPPPKHHHHHHHLHPHAPRHKCGSETQV